In Lactuca sativa cultivar Salinas chromosome 5, Lsat_Salinas_v11, whole genome shotgun sequence, the DNA window AAGAGGTCAAGTTGCGAAAAATTTCGGACCCGACTTCCAACTGTACTTGGTGGAAGGTTTAAGGGTTGAAATTAATCTTGAATACTCTTATTGCTATAGTATTGAAGATGATTCTAAGACTTATCAAGAGGCCATGGAGTCACGTGATAATGCCTTTTTGAAGGAAGAAATTGATGATGAAATGTCATCAATTGTTGAGAACAATACATGGGTGTTGTCTGATTTTCCTCCTCTAAACCTCCTGGTTACAcatggattttcaaaaagaaaatgaatgtTAATGGGACTATTGACAAATTCAAAGCCCGGTTAGTCATTCAAGGTTTTAGACAAAAATCCGGTATTGACTATGTTGATACGTATGCTCCAGTTGCATGTATTTCTACTATTACATTGTTGGTTGCCTTCGCAAGTATCCACAATCTGGttattcaccaaatggatgtgaaaacagcctTTTTAAATGGTGATCTTGATGAGGAAGTTTACATGAAACAACTAGAAGGTTTCATCATGCCCGGTAAAGAGCATATGGTTTGTAAACTTGTCAAATCTTTGTATGGGCTGAAACAAGCGActaaacaatggcatcaaaaatTTAATGAGGTGATTTTGTCTTTTGGTTTTAAAACAAACCAATGTGAAAAATGTGTTTATAGTAGATTTGATGATGCTACTAAAGATGGAGTGATCATTTTcttatatgtagatgacatgTTAATTTTTGGTACCAACCAAAATCAAGTGGATGAAACAAAGAAATTGTTGTCATCCAAGTTGTCCATGATTTAGGAGAGGCTGATATAATTTGGATGAAACAAAGAAATTGTTGTCATCCAAGTTTTCCAAGAAAGATTTAGGAGAGGCTGATGTAATTCTTGGAATAAGAATTAAGAGGATGAACAATGGATTAACAAAGGATTGGTAATGACTCAAAGTCATTATATTGAGAAAATTCTCAAGCGGTTTAATTTTACCGAGTGTTCTCCTGTGAGTACTCCTATGGACCCAGGTGTGAAATTAATGCCAAATAATGGTATTCCCATTTCACAATTGGAATACTCTAAGGCTATTGGTAGCTTGATGTATGCCATGACAAGTACCAAACCTGATATTGCGTTTGTTGTGGGTAAGTTCAGCAGGTACACTAGCAATCCTAGTGCTCAACATTGGCAAGCAGTGAATACAGTGTTTAAGTATCTCAAGGGAACCATGAATTATGGTTTGTGTTACTTGGGGAGTCCTTCGGTTTTAGAAGGTAATTCAGATGCAAGTTGGATTACTAACATGGAGGACCATTCCTCAACTTCTGGTTGGGTATTCTTGCTTGGGGGAGGTGCCATTTCTTGGGCTTCCAAGAAGCAATCTTGCATTACAAACTCGACAATGGAATCTGAGTTTGTTGCATTAGCAGCTGCTAGTAAAGAAGCAGAGTAGCTAAGGAATTTGGTCTATGAGATTCCTTTGTGGTCTAAACCGATGGCACCTATTTCTATCCTTTGTGATAGTGTTGCCGCTTTGGCTAAAGCATATAGTCAGGTTTATAATGGAAAGTCTAGACACctaggtgttagacatagtatGATTAGAGAACTAATCATGAATGGTGTGATATCGGTTGAGTTTGTGAAATCGCAACAAAATTTGGCAGATCACTTGACTAAAGGTCTGACAAGAGACTTAGTGCACAAGTCTGTAATCGGGATGGGATTAAAGTCCATTTAATTCTATAATGATGAGACACCCAAATCCCTCCTAATATAATGTTAGGAGTTGAGTTCAATGTGGAAAGCTCATACTTATAGATTGGAACACATGAAGTATTCATCCCAAGTATATGTTCGGTTCTGCAAGTTAGCCAGGTTGAAGTTTAACTTCTTAATAATTCCTTTGATAAATGTATGTGCAGATACATGGAAAGGAGTTACCTACGTGATTGTGAAGTGTGGCCGCATTTCAAGAGGTTGTGGACTTGACCTTGATACGATCATGAGAGGATTGGGACACACGACTTTATAATAGTGTCAAGTTGTATTATGCTAGAATTTCAATAAACTAGTGTGTATTTTACTTTCTGGTATTCAAATGGGTTGATGGGTTCAATTCTTAGAACACCCTGATTCTCGAGTATTTGCAAGTGTATGATACTAAGTGGAAATTCAATCGTTTCGATATTTTCATTATGTACTAGTTTGGTTTGTTGTTGATAAGGTTATGTTGGTTCAAGGGTTACATTAAAATGGGGgaggattgttggtgattttactgtcaccatgtcattttaagtaactggaacTAACATATGAGCTAAGGGGTTTcatgatttgtactctaatacATGTACGGGGTTGTGCGGAGTGCACGCACGTATAAGATCGAGTTAGAAGCCGGTTCGACGACTAGTcgagggtccgggggcagcgcccttAGGTACAGGGTTTCCAAAGGAGCAGCGCCCCTGTGGCGGGGTCTAGGGGTagcgcccctagcggggtccaaggggcagagcccgtGGCTGGGGTCCCGCtaagggtgattatggtaaaactaacgaaactcgttagtttttggtaaccctaatctggattaatattacttgcttccaaagcaactaatgacggcccaaccctaatgaaatcCTAATCGTGTTtagtatataaacaactcttccttTCGAGAAGGGGGACTTTTCTTTAGCTCTCATTTTGCATCGCACATTCACAGAACCCTTTAGCATATTAGCTTACGTTTTCTATGCCTAGAAACGTAAGTGTCCGCTcggattatcctaggctgaatttcttgtaaccaaggcatagggtagaaatattagttcagaaagtgatatcacgatccaagctggtatccagatctccaccgcAAACCCTAATATTCCCAACTACAAGGTGGGCAAAGAAATGGAGGGTGAAAGGTCAAGCTATGCATGTGCATGAAATGAGTATATATGTagtatatttgaaaattttgtggCTACTTGCCTAggaatgtttttaaaatgaattgATAGCTTATCTTTTATTTGATATGTCACCTTATATTCCTGTAATCTTTCATCTTTGTTAGACCCTTCGTGCTTATCATTTCTCATTTtctatttagatattttatagaTAAGATAATTGTTATAAAATGGCAACATAGATTATAAATATAGAATGCATGTATTTGTCTTTTCAATGTTTATACCTGTATGTATAATCCATGAATGCTAGAGTATTTTTAATTactttttatataaatttcattttatatttttacaaAATGCATAAAAATTTGATTGTCCATGGTGTAGTTTGACATATTtatcatttgataaaaatatTACTTCTTTTTCGTTGTCTTTGTTCATAAATGACTAAGTTTGATTTCTTACAAATGGGTATGAAATTTCTTTGATGGTATCAAgcataaccattctaaaatttttccgtTACACGAAGCCgtgtaaatataatatttttgaaCACATGAGTTTTCATTCAATCATTTTCACAAAATCAAATCCAAATAGGATTATAAAATAAAATCGTTATTAGACAAAGTATTAGATCATGAAATTTCCTCAAATAATTATCTAAATGGTAACAAATTCTCTCAGAATTTTTagataatataatatttgttatCTATTATTTATATCGATTATCATACAAAAGTCTATATTTTCgccaattgttacattctccctCCGTTAAATGAatgtcgtcccgaaattcaacttgtagacAGGATATCACAAAAAAAATTGGGGGTGTTTCtttttcatctgatcctcatgtTCCCAGGTGAATTTTAGCCCCCGCTGAGAGTTGCATTAAACTTTCACAattgggatacgactttgttttaaACGTTTTacttctcgatccataatttTCATATGTTCTTCGACGAAGAGAAGTTTCATCTATAGTTGAATCTCATCGAGTGGTATTACGTTGGTATCATCTAAAAAACACTTTTTGAAGTTTGATACATGGAATACATCATGCACTTTACTCAGTTGTTGAGGTAGTTTTAGTCGATAAGCCACATGACCAATTCCGTCAAggatttcaaaaggtccaatgtatcttggGTTAAGCTTGCCTCTTTTGCCAAAATGAATCatacctttccagggtgagacttttaacatCACACGGTCTCTAACCTGGAATTCTAGAAGCTTACTCCGTAcatcagcataacttttctgacagTCACACACTGCCTTAAGTCAATCTTTGATCTGGATGATCTTCTAGGTTGTTTAGTGGATTATCTCTAGCCTGGTATGCAGTATGTCATTTGTCTGTTCACGGGCTAATTGAGTATCTCTGACCTCTGCCCAGTTTATAGGTGATCGatacttctgtccgtacaaagcttcaAATAGCGATGCTTTAAGGCTAGTGtcataactattattataggaaaactcaatcAATGACATATGAGTATCCCAAGAAtttccaaagtcgatcacacaagaccgaagcatatcttccagtgtctgaatgGTTCAATCACTTTTATCATCAATGTGGGGTTGGCAAGCCGTGCTCATATCTAAGTGAGTTCCAATAGATTTTTGAAGTGATTTCCAGAATctagaggtgaacctactatctctatcagagataatagaaaTTGGCACCTCGTAAAGCTTGAAAATTTCCCTAAGATAAGTTCACATAAtgttttccatcttgtcagtttccttgattggtaggaaatgggcagacttaGTTAGTCAGGCCACTACCTATATAGTTTCGTAACCATTAGGGGTCataggaagctttgtgataaattccattgcaatctgttcccatttccactcgggaatgtcaggttgttgtagtaatcctgagggCTTTTCATGCGCTACGTATACTTTAGAACAGGTCAGGCATTTGCCCATATATGTGGCAATAccagctttcatgttaggccaccaacaTAATTTCTCCATAACCAGATAAATCTTATCGTATCCAGGATGTACTGAATACCTTGATCTATGAACTTCATCCAAGACTAAGCTTCTAATGTCACCAAACCTTGGTGTCcatattttgttcatgaaataaCGGGTTCCATCATCTTTAAGCTTGAAATGCTTATCCATTCCCCGTAAAGCTTCCCGCACAACATTTTCTTCTTTAAGAGCATCCGATTGAGCTTCACGAATCTGTGTATtaaggttggaatggatggtcatagttATTGCTTTTACTCGTTGGGGTTTCACATGTTCCTTAGGAATTAAAGCGACAACTACAACATTTTCCTTTCCAGGTTGATACCAGATCTCACACTCGTAATTGTTCAACAACTCGATCCATCTTCTTTGCCTCATATTTAGTTTTTTTGATCaaatatgtgttggaggctcttatgGTTAGTGAAAATTATACACTTGGTTCCATATAAGTAGTATCTCCATATCTTCAACGCAAAGACTGCTGCTTCCAATTCAAGGTCGTGGGTCATGTAGTTATTTTCATGGTTTTTGAGTTGTCGAGAGGCATATGCAATGACTTTCTCCCTCTGCATTAATACACACCCCAATCCCTGAATTGACGCATCAAAGTATACGACAAAGTCTTTGGCTCCTTTAGGTAAGGATATAATTGATGCAATACACAACATCTGTTTCAACTTTTGGAATTAATTTTCCTGCTTGTCTCCCCAGTcgaactttgatttttttttttttttgagttaatGTAGTGAAaggcttggctatcttggaaaaattctctatgaatctcctatagtagccgaCAAGGTCTAAGAATTGTCGCACTTCGGTTGGTGTCCTAGGTGCATCCCAATTCTTAGCCTCTTCGATCTTCCTgtgtccacatgtatccctttgtTACTTATCACATGCCCTAGGAAGTGTACTTCTCTAATCTAAAATTCtcatttggagaattttgtgtacaaattttcctttcttagtATTTCCAAGATCAATTTCAAACTTTGACAGTGTTCCTCTTTGGTTCATGAATAGAttaagatgtcgtcaatgaacacaattacgaattatccaagtatggtttgcatacatggttcatgaggtccatgaataccgctgGAGCATTGGTCAATCCAAAGGACATAACTAGAAATTTGTATTGGCCATATCGAGTTCTAAATGTTGTTTTTGGAACATCCTCTTCTGTTACTTTTAGTTGATGATACCCAAATCTTAGATCCATCTTTTAATGGTAACTAAATCTCTGAAGTTGGTAAAATAGGTCGTCTATTCTAGGGAGTGGATAATTATTCTTGATTGTTAGTTTCTTCAACTCCTAATAATTGATACACATCCTGAAtgacccatctttcttcttaacaattaagactggcgctccccaaggtgagaaacttggtctaataaaACCCTTGTCAAGAAGTTCTTCTAATTGACTTGAAATCTCATGCATTTATGAGGGAGCCAATCTATAGGGAGATATCGCTACtggagttgctcctggaattaagtcaatTCGGAACTTGATGCTACGACTTGTCATCAATCCAGATAAATCTTTGGGA includes these proteins:
- the LOC122197895 gene encoding secreted RxLR effector protein 161-like, whose protein sequence is MTQSHYIEKILKRFNFTECSPVSTPMDPGVKLMPNNGIPISQLEYSKAIGSLMYAMTSTKPDIAFVVGKFSRYTSNPSAQHWQAVNTVFKYLKGTMNYGLCYLGSPSVLEGNSDASWITNMEDHSSTSGWVFLLGGGAISWASKKQSCITNSTMESEFVALAAASKEAE